The genomic stretch AACGCTGGCGATCCGGAAGGTGTGATCGACCGTCAGTTTTCGCTGCCCCGCCTCCTCGGCCAGGCCGTAGGCGGAGCGGAAGACGACCTGTCCCCGCTGGGAAAATGCGACTGAAAACCCCGGCACCTTGAACTGGGCCATGAACTTTCGCACGATTGTTTCAATCGCAGCCGACTGGTTCGCGGACGGCTCGGTCGCCGATGCGGGGCCGCTGCCAAGCGCCCAAGCTGGAAGTGCAAGTGCCAGTTTTTTCAGGTGGTTACGACGATTCACGGGCAAAACGGAGGGTCGGGGCCAATCGGATAAAAACGGGCCTGAGTGCTGCTTTCTTTCATCTCCGTAATCCCACGAATCTAACGGGTTTGGACGTGAGACCGAATGAAACTTAACCTTCCCCATTCATAAACTCCGGTTCGTTTTGCACGATACTTTCTCTTTCCTCACCAAGCTCCGTCGAAGCCTGCGGGTCGCCGCCGCTGGCTGCCTGGCTGCTCCGGCCGCCGGTGCAGCGACGTACCACGTGAATCCCGCGACCGGCAGCATGTCCAATCCCGGAAGCGCGAGCCAACCATGGAGCACGCTTGAAGCGGTCTTTGCGGCCAGCAAGAAGTTCGCCGCTGGCGATGAGATCTTGCTGTACACCGGCTACCATGGCGCGCCGAATGTAAAAGGGAGCAACACGGGTTTTGTGAAGATCAGCGCGGCATCGGGAGCCACGCCGCGACTCAGTTATTTGAACGTCAGTTCCGCCGCCCGCTGGGAGATCTCCGGCTTGGACGTCTGCCCGGAGCACGCAGGGGCTGGCAGCTACGCCGATGACGACCCGGTGGTCGAGATCGTCAAGTCGGCGAGCTACATCACGATGCGCAATTGCTTGGTTCGCGGAGCGCTGAGCACCTCCGGGTGGACGGTCGAGAATTGGAAAAGCAGGGTTGACCGGGGTGTCCGCACGGAAGCGCGATACACCCTGATGGAGAACAACCGCATCGAGTCCACCAGCCATGCGCTGAATGTACGGCGGGGTGCATCATTCACCATCTTCAGAAATAACATCATCAAGGGCTTCACCTGTGACGGCATCCAAGCTCTGGCAGACGACAGCCTCTTCGAAGGCAATACGATCACCGACGCCTACGTGGCCGACAACGCCCACAACCACGACGATTTCTTCCAGAGCTGGTCAGTCGGCGCGGACGGCTACGCCTCGGGTGAAGGCACGATCTCTCGTGTCACGGTGCGGGGAAACCGGTTCATCAGCCGCACGAATCGCGACCAGCCTCACGCCGCGAAGCCGCAAGGCATCGGCCTGTTCGATGGATACTACGAAGACTGGATCATCGAGAATAACGTCATCGCCACCAATGTCGGCCACGGGATTGCTATCTATGGTGCCATCGACTGCAAGGTGGTGAATAACACTGTGGTCGAGAATCCCTTCGATGCCCCAAGTTCCGATCGCCCGTGGATCAAGATCGCTCCTCACAAGGACCGCACGACGGCCTCCACAGGCAACTTGATCCGCAACAACATCACAGCCAAGCCGGTCGATGCGGTCAGCGGCAGTTCCATCGTCGACCATCACGTCACCACCACCTCCTATTCGACCTTCTTCACCAATTTCGCCGGGTTCGATTTCTCGCTGAAATCCACATCGCCGGCCAAGGATGCGGGCAGCACCGCCAGTGCTCCATCGATCGACATCACCGGTGCCACCCGCGTCGCCCCCTATGATCTCGGGGCCTATGAGCTCATTGCTTCCGGCGGTGGCACGACTGGCCCCACCTACACGGATTGGCTGACGGAGAACAGCCTGCCGACGGATGGCTCCGGTTTGGGGGCGAAAACCGCCGATCCTAACAAGGATGGCGTGGTCAACGAATTGAAGTTCGCTTTCGGCCTCCCGGTCTCGACCCGCGGCTACGGCGGCCGTCTGTCCAACGGCATCGCCGTTGTTTCCAATCAGCGATATCTCACTCTCACCTTCATCACTCCAGAGCCGGCACCGTCAGGCGTCACGTATACGGTGAAATCCGGAGCCAACCTGGAGTCATGGTCGTCCACCAGCGTGATGGAAACGTCGAATACCGTTTCCGGTGGGCTGCGCACCCGGACCTATCGCGATACGGTGGCCATCGGAGGTGGGGGAAAACGATTCATTCTCCTTGATGCGACCGCCCCGTGAGCGGTCAATCGCCGCGGTGCTACCGCTTTCCATTCTCTATCAAGACGACGCGCTCGTCGCCATCGACAAGCCTGCCGGGATGATCGTCCATCCCGGCCGCGATGTCGAAGGGCCGGAGTGGGTGGCGATGAAGCGCGTGCGAGACTTGCTGGGGTGTCAGGTTCATACGGTTCACCGGCTTGATCGTCCCACTTCCGGCGTGCTGCTGTTCGCGCTCGATCTGGTGACCTGCGCCCGGGTCCAGCAGTTCTTCGAAAAGCGCCAGGTGGAGAAGACCTACCTGGCCGTAGTTGAGGGAATTACGCCAGAGCGATGGACGTGTGAAACGCCGCTGCAGCGCATCCCCGGAGAGCCGACCCAGTCAGCTCGCACGACCTTTGAACGTCTTGCCGTCGTCCCGGCCGGTAGCTTCGCACGACTTCCGGAGCTATCGCTTTCCCTGCTCAGGGTGCTGCCGCATACCGGGCGCTATCATCAGATCCGGCGGCATTTGTTAGAGGCGGGGCATCCCATCGTTGGCGACTTCCGCTATGCCGGTGCGGACCGCAGCATGGAGATCGGGGAGTCGCTTGGCACCGGGACAAGGATGCTTCTCCAAGCCAAGTCGCTGCGTCTCCCACATCATCGCAGTGGCGAGCCGATGGAGATTTCGGCACCGGCCGATGCGGATTTCCTCCGCTGCTTTCCGGCGCTGTAGCACGATCTACGGCCAGCCTAGTAGTTCAGCTGCCGAGATGCACCCGCGCATCGTAGTCAATCGAGACCTTGCCGCCTTGCGCGTGCTCATCGAAGAGGCGGCGTAGTTCATCCAGCATCGGCTCGTGATCAGGATGCCCCGGCGCAGGAGCGTATGAGGATGACAGCAGCCGACCTCTGAGCCCTTCGAAGTCGAATGACTGTGAGTTGGGAAAGGCGTGGGTGGTGTAGCCGTCAGGAAAAAGACGTTTCAGCGAATCCACTCCGATGTTCTCGTGGCGGATCGCGGCGTAGTCGGTACCGAAGCGCCGGAGCAGCGACTCGTAGTCCCGCAGGAACGGGGTGCTATCCAGATGCCGCTCATTCCAGATCAGCGCGATCTTGCCGCTCTGCTTGAGGATGCGGCGGAATTCCGCCCGAGCCTCCGGCGTGTCGAACCAGTGAAAGGCCTGGGCAGCGAAGACCAAGTCCATGCTTCCACTTTCCAACGTCGTGGCCTGAGCACTGCCATTCACGCTGCGAAACCCGGTATAGCCGGCGAGCAAACGTTCCGACGCTTCCCGCATCGCTTGGTTCGGCTCCACGCCGTTGACACGATAGCCGGCTTTCAAGAATAGCTCGGCGGAAATGCCGGTGCCCGATCCGATATCGGCGAGCATGCTCTGCGGCGAGAGTCGCGCCTCCTGCTCTAACAACGCGATCAGCTCCGCCGGATAGCTGGGCCGATAGCGGATGTAGTTTTCCACCCGGTTGGAGAACCGTTGCTCGGAGTTCTGCGGGCTCATTCTTCGATCAGTGCGTCTTCTTCCAGTAATAGAGCCACCGCTCGGACACCACCTTGCCATCCTCATCCTGCAGCTCGCAGGTCATGTCGAGGTCACGGGCGTCCTTGCCCGGATCGAGCACGAAGAACGCTCGCAGCACCTGCGGCATGTGGACGTCCTTGCTGCGGCCCAGCCCGGCAGGCAGCGCGTCCACATTGGCCATGCTCATGTCGCTCAGGCCCACGTGGATGATTTTCACGCCTGGCTGGTTCACGGTCACCACTGGCTTCAGCTTGGAGATGTCTTCCCACTTGGGATCGCCGACCTTCTTCTCCGGAGCCAAGGGCTTGGCGAAATCGATCGCCACCAGCACTTCATCCGGCTTCTGCACGGGATTGCCGAGCCGGGTGTCGCGCACGGTGAAGAGCCCCGATGGCGCGGGGTCGCGCAGCCATTTCAGACGATAGTGAAAGTGGAAGGGCTTGCCGACTTCCGGCCCCGGCGTCGGCTCCCACACGAGGATGACGTTGTCATTGGTCTCATCGATCGTCGGCATTTCGATCAGGTGGAGCTTGCCGTTCGAAAAGCCGGACACCGGCTCGACCCTCACGCTCGGCCGGTTGTGATAGGCGGCTTCCACATCCTGGTAGGATGCGAATGACCGGTCGCGCTGAACCAGCGACCACGAGCGCGGGCTTTCCATCGTGAAGACGCAATGGCGGAACTGATTCTCGGTGTGCTCCAGCGGCCGGTAGTGGAGATTGCCGCTGCCGAGTTCCATTAGAAAGCCGTCGCTGTCGTGAACCTCCGGGCGGAAATCGTAAGGGCGGGGGTGGGTGTTCTCACCGAACCAGAACATGCTGGAGAACGGTGCCAGGCCGAGTTGTTGGACCGGCCGGCGCAGAGTGAGCTCCGCCTCGACGTCCATGACGGTCTCGACGCCGGGGGTCAGGGTGAACTTGTAGGCACCAGCCACGCTTTCGCCTTCCAGCAAGGCATGGGCGACCAGCGTCTTCGCGTCCTTCGCCGGCTTCTCCAGATAGAACTCGCGGAAGTCAGGGAATTCCTCCGCCACGCCCGGCAGGCCGCTGTTGATCGAAAGTCCGCGCGCCGAGAGGCCATAGGGGGCCTCCTTCGGGATCGAGCGGAAGTAACTCGCTCCCAGGAAGACGAGGAACTCGTCCATGTAGTCCGGCGAGTTCAGGTGGGTCCGCGCCCGCCAACCGGCATAGCCCGGCGGCGGCGGTGTGCCGGCCGGGATCTTGTTCTTCCCGTAGTCGAAGAGACTGGTGTCGAAGTCGAGGTGGCGTGACTGGTCGCCGGTAACCTCGAAGAGCGAGACCGTCTTCTTCGCGGTCCAGCCGGGGTGGAAGAAGTCGATCGAGAATGGCCCTTGGTCCCACCATAGCCCCGACTCCATCTTGAAACGGATGTCGCGGTGCTGGTCGTAGCTCAGATTCGCCCAGAAGGCCGCCAGATCGGTGCCCTTGGATTGGTAGGGTTTGGCCGCCAAGTCGCGGGCCTTGGCACGGAGCAGGTCGAAGGAAAACTCCGCCGCCTGCATGGCAGGCATCGCGGACAAACAAGCGGCAATCAGGAGGCGGGCAGAGATCATCGGAGCGGTAGCGTAGCGTCGGGCTTTCTTGTCGCCGCGGCAAGACGGCGATGCAAGGGCGGGCTGAGTATTGCCAGTGAGGATAACCCGCCGCGACCTAGATCAGGCGCTCAATTGCGGTAGTCCTTCCCAATGGAGCGTCGGCAATCCTCTCTGCCATGCGATTCGGCGGGGTGAACTTGGGCGTGTAAGCCTCAAGGCGCTCGCGTTCCTCCTGCCAGAACTCAGCCAACGCCGGAGACTCGGTTGCGGGCACCTGTTCCAACAGCGCCAGTAAGGGTTCAGTCTCCCCGGTGGCAAATCCGGTGATGAGCTGCCACGCCGATTCCGGATCGGGCGAGGGGATACTCAGGGAAAGCGGCACCGTGGATCGCGTCAGCCCGTGTGGATAGGCGTGCAATGGCAACTCGGGCACCAAGACTCGCTGAACTCCGCGAAGCAGGGGGCCGAGCAGGTAGCGGAAGGACGGGGGCAGCGGCCCGATCCCCTGCGGCTCCCGGGTCAACTGCAGCCGAAGCACCCCGGTGACGGTCTCGCCCGCCAACCACCACGGTGGGCCAATCCACACGCCTGCCCGATTGAAAGGAGGCCGGCGTTCCAACAAGAGCTCCCGCTCCCGCGCGATGGCATGGACGGGGGATTCGCAAAGTTCCCATTCAATCCGGCGAATGCCTGCTACGAGCCGCAGCGACCGCCGCGGATGTCGGCCCTGGGCCACGTGCCGGTAGCTGCCGATCCGCGCCCGCAGGTTTGCTGATTGGCCGATGTAGAGCAACCGGTCCGCTTCACCGGTGAAGAAATAGACGCCGGGATTCGTCGGCAGGCCGGTGAAGAAGGTGGAGCCGAAACGAGCCGTGAGCGGATCCTCAAGACGGAAGAGGATCTGTTGCCCACCGCGATTGCCTTGCCCACGCTTCATTGCCCGGCGGCCATCATGCATCGGGAGAGCCCCCGCCTCAAGCCACTAGGCTTGGCAGAGCCCGTTTGCCGATGTGAAGTTGTTACAGTCTCGGATCAAACCGATCTCCGGGGCGTGAATCTCATCCATGAGCCTGCCCTACTATCAGGTCGATGCCTTCACCGACCGTCTCTTTGCCGGTAATCCTGCCGGTGTGTGCCCGCTCGCCGGTTGGCTGCCGGACGAACTGCTTCAATCCATCGCGGCGGAGAACAACCTCGCCGAGACAGCGTTTATCTTGCCCTACAGCGATGGGGGCTTCGACCTGCGCTGGTTCACCCCGACGATCGAGATGGATCTGTGTGGCCACGCGACGCTCGCCGCCGCGCATGTGCTGTTCAGGCATCTCGGACATGCCGGAGAAGACGTCCGCTTCCAGACGCGGTCGGGGATGCTGACGGTCAGCCGTGACAAGGGCGATCTCCTGACGCTCGACTTTCCGGCCCGGCCCGCCACTGCCTGCGAGACGCCGCCGGAATTGATCGCGGGGCTGGGGGCGCAACCCGTCACGACAGCCAGGGCGCGTGACTACCTCGCCGTCTTTGAGACGGAAGAAGAGGTGAGGAACCTCCAGCCGGATATGGCAATGCTTTCCCTCCTCGATTGCCTGGGCATCATTGCGACCGCTCCCGGGAAGGACTGCGATTTCGTCTCACGTTTCTTCGCTCCCGGCGCCGGGGTGCCTGAAGATCCGGTGACGGGCTCCGCCCATTGTACACTGATCCCATACTGGGCGGAGCGGCTGGAACGAACGAGGCTCCAAGCTCGGCAGCTCTCCCAGCGGGGCGGCGAGCTATGGTGCGAGCATCGCGGCGATCGGGTCGGAATTGGCGGTCGGGCCGTGACCTATGCGACGGGCTTCCTCCAGGTTTCTTGAACCAAGAGAGATCTTTCATCGCGCTTTTGCGAGGTCTGATCTACCAGCAGAAAGTTATGGATCGACCCACGAAGTCGGAGTTATTCGGAAGGCGTGTTAGATTAAACCATGCGCACGGAGATGGGGCGGGCTGGCCAATCGAGCGGAGCAAGGAAGAG from Luteolibacter arcticus encodes the following:
- a CDS encoding right-handed parallel beta-helix repeat-containing protein gives rise to the protein MHDTFSFLTKLRRSLRVAAAGCLAAPAAGAATYHVNPATGSMSNPGSASQPWSTLEAVFAASKKFAAGDEILLYTGYHGAPNVKGSNTGFVKISAASGATPRLSYLNVSSAARWEISGLDVCPEHAGAGSYADDDPVVEIVKSASYITMRNCLVRGALSTSGWTVENWKSRVDRGVRTEARYTLMENNRIESTSHALNVRRGASFTIFRNNIIKGFTCDGIQALADDSLFEGNTITDAYVADNAHNHDDFFQSWSVGADGYASGEGTISRVTVRGNRFISRTNRDQPHAAKPQGIGLFDGYYEDWIIENNVIATNVGHGIAIYGAIDCKVVNNTVVENPFDAPSSDRPWIKIAPHKDRTTASTGNLIRNNITAKPVDAVSGSSIVDHHVTTTSYSTFFTNFAGFDFSLKSTSPAKDAGSTASAPSIDITGATRVAPYDLGAYELIASGGGTTGPTYTDWLTENSLPTDGSGLGAKTADPNKDGVVNELKFAFGLPVSTRGYGGRLSNGIAVVSNQRYLTLTFITPEPAPSGVTYTVKSGANLESWSSTSVMETSNTVSGGLRTRTYRDTVAIGGGGKRFILLDATAP
- a CDS encoding RluA family pseudouridine synthase: MRPPRERSIAAVLPLSILYQDDALVAIDKPAGMIVHPGRDVEGPEWVAMKRVRDLLGCQVHTVHRLDRPTSGVLLFALDLVTCARVQQFFEKRQVEKTYLAVVEGITPERWTCETPLQRIPGEPTQSARTTFERLAVVPAGSFARLPELSLSLLRVLPHTGRYHQIRRHLLEAGHPIVGDFRYAGADRSMEIGESLGTGTRMLLQAKSLRLPHHRSGEPMEISAPADADFLRCFPAL
- a CDS encoding class I SAM-dependent methyltransferase, encoding MSPQNSEQRFSNRVENYIRYRPSYPAELIALLEQEARLSPQSMLADIGSGTGISAELFLKAGYRVNGVEPNQAMREASERLLAGYTGFRSVNGSAQATTLESGSMDLVFAAQAFHWFDTPEARAEFRRILKQSGKIALIWNERHLDSTPFLRDYESLLRRFGTDYAAIRHENIGVDSLKRLFPDGYTTHAFPNSQSFDFEGLRGRLLSSSYAPAPGHPDHEPMLDELRRLFDEHAQGGKVSIDYDARVHLGS
- a CDS encoding glucan biosynthesis protein, whose translation is MISARLLIAACLSAMPAMQAAEFSFDLLRAKARDLAAKPYQSKGTDLAAFWANLSYDQHRDIRFKMESGLWWDQGPFSIDFFHPGWTAKKTVSLFEVTGDQSRHLDFDTSLFDYGKNKIPAGTPPPPGYAGWRARTHLNSPDYMDEFLVFLGASYFRSIPKEAPYGLSARGLSINSGLPGVAEEFPDFREFYLEKPAKDAKTLVAHALLEGESVAGAYKFTLTPGVETVMDVEAELTLRRPVQQLGLAPFSSMFWFGENTHPRPYDFRPEVHDSDGFLMELGSGNLHYRPLEHTENQFRHCVFTMESPRSWSLVQRDRSFASYQDVEAAYHNRPSVRVEPVSGFSNGKLHLIEMPTIDETNDNVILVWEPTPGPEVGKPFHFHYRLKWLRDPAPSGLFTVRDTRLGNPVQKPDEVLVAIDFAKPLAPEKKVGDPKWEDISKLKPVVTVNQPGVKIIHVGLSDMSMANVDALPAGLGRSKDVHMPQVLRAFFVLDPGKDARDLDMTCELQDEDGKVVSERWLYYWKKTH
- a CDS encoding nucleotide excision repair endonuclease; the encoded protein is MKRGQGNRGGQQILFRLEDPLTARFGSTFFTGLPTNPGVYFFTGEADRLLYIGQSANLRARIGSYRHVAQGRHPRRSLRLVAGIRRIEWELCESPVHAIARERELLLERRPPFNRAGVWIGPPWWLAGETVTGVLRLQLTREPQGIGPLPPSFRYLLGPLLRGVQRVLVPELPLHAYPHGLTRSTVPLSLSIPSPDPESAWQLITGFATGETEPLLALLEQVPATESPALAEFWQEERERLEAYTPKFTPPNRMAERIADAPLGRTTAIERLI
- a CDS encoding PhzF family phenazine biosynthesis protein; this translates as MSLPYYQVDAFTDRLFAGNPAGVCPLAGWLPDELLQSIAAENNLAETAFILPYSDGGFDLRWFTPTIEMDLCGHATLAAAHVLFRHLGHAGEDVRFQTRSGMLTVSRDKGDLLTLDFPARPATACETPPELIAGLGAQPVTTARARDYLAVFETEEEVRNLQPDMAMLSLLDCLGIIATAPGKDCDFVSRFFAPGAGVPEDPVTGSAHCTLIPYWAERLERTRLQARQLSQRGGELWCEHRGDRVGIGGRAVTYATGFLQVS